The Drosophila teissieri strain GT53w chromosome X, Prin_Dtei_1.1, whole genome shotgun sequence genome has a segment encoding these proteins:
- the LOC122623538 gene encoding serine/threonine-protein phosphatase beta isoform — MGDFDLNVDSLIQRLLEMRSCRTGKQVQMTEAEVRGLCLKSREIFLQQPILLELEAPLIICGDIHGQYTDLLRLFEYGGFPPAANYLFLGDYVDRGKQSLETICLLLAYKIKYPENFFLLRGNHECASINRIYGFYDECKRRYNVKLWKTFTDCFNCLPVAAIIDEKIFCCHGGLSPDLQGMEQIRRLMRPTDVPDTGLLCDLLWSDPDKDVQGWGENDRGVSFTFGVDVVSKFLNRHELDLICRAHQVVEDGYEFFARRQLVTLFSAPNYCGEFDNAGGMMTVDDTLMCSFQILKPSEKKAKYLYSGMNSSRPTTPQRSAPMLATNKKK; from the exons TGCGCAGCTGCCGAACGGGCAAGCAGGTTCAGATGACGGAGGCGGAGGTGCGCGGCCTCTGCCTCAAGTCGCGCGAGATCTTCTTGCAACAGCCCATCCTGCTGGAACTGGAGGCACCGCTGATCATCTGCGGCGACATCCACGGCCAGTACACAGACCTGTTGCGCCTCTTCGAGTACGGCGGATTCCCACCGGCTGCCAACTACTTGTTCCTCGGCGACTACGTCGATCGGGGCAAGCAGTCCCTGGAGACCATCTGCCTGCTGCTGGCCTACAAGATCAAATATCCGGAGAACTTCTTCTTGTTGCGCGGCAACCACGAGTGCGCCAGTATTAATAGGATTTACG GCTTCTACGATGAGTGCAAGCGCCGATACAACGTCAAACTGTGGAAGACCTTCACGGATTGCTTCAACTGTCTGCCGGTAGCCGCCATCATTGACGAGAAGATCTTCTGCTGCCACGGCGGCCTCAGTCCCGATCTTCAGGGCATGGAGCAGATACGACGCCTGATGCGGCCCACAGATGTGCCGGACACCGGGCTGCTGTGCGATCTGCTGTGGAGTGATCCCGACAAGGATGTCCAGGGCTGGGGCGAGAACGATCGCGGTGTGAGCTTCACATTCGGCGTGGACGTGGTCTCCAAGTTCTTGAACCGGCACGAGCTCGACTTGATCTGCCGTGCACATCAG GTTGTGGAGGATGGCTACGAGTTCTTTGCGCGTCGGCAACTGGTCACGTTGTTCTCGGCGCCCAACTACTGTGGAGAGTTCGACAACGCCGGCGGAATGATGACCGTGGACGACACGCTGATGTGCTCATTCCAG ATCCTGAAACCATCCGAGAAGAAGGCCAAGTATCTGTACAGCGGAATGAACTCGTCGCGACCTACAACACCGCAGCGCAGCGCCCCAATGCTTGCGACCAACAAGAAGAAATAA